One window of Microbacterium sediminis genomic DNA carries:
- a CDS encoding penicillin-binding transpeptidase domain-containing protein encodes MSRIVSASALVLLATAALVGCAPGDDGLDDAVAGLESALEHHELPAVVEGGSDFEALVEPLAGYAVDVTAGEPERGGGGTASVPLTWAWGIDGREWRYEQTLTLTRDDEAGEWTLPFAPSLVADGLEEGETLTVTRQFPPRAAILGGDGQPIVTERPVTRYGLDKSWIDAGQVEQSARAIAAAVQVDADEFAGRAAAMGELAFVEAITLRPEDAATRVAADFADIPGASAIDTTMQLAPTRTFAREILGTVGEATAEIIENSDGEIGPGEQTGLSGLQAAHNDRLRGTPAVTIAATTGEEGAEPRVLAEWPAEEGEPLQVSLDIALQQRAEDVLAGTTSTSALVAIRPSTGEILAAANGPANGGFDAATTGRYAPGSTFKVVTALALLRSGMSPDDVVSCADEVAVDGYTFHNYGDYPDTAIGDIPLRDAIAHSCNTALIGQHERITDADLRDAAEALGVVGPDDADSQTAHAANLIGQGIVTETPLGMATVAASVAAGQTVRPFFVADEADQTASTLTAEEAVTLRELMRGVVTDGSATFLAALQPPVAAKTGTAEFGEPDAEGNLATHAWMIAFQEDLAVAVFVERGDGGAATAGPLMSAFLAP; translated from the coding sequence ATGTCTCGGATCGTGTCTGCCTCCGCCCTCGTCCTTCTCGCCACCGCCGCGCTCGTCGGCTGCGCGCCCGGCGACGACGGGCTCGACGACGCCGTGGCCGGCCTCGAGTCGGCGCTCGAGCACCACGAGCTGCCGGCCGTCGTCGAGGGCGGCTCCGACTTCGAGGCGCTCGTGGAGCCGCTGGCCGGCTACGCCGTCGACGTGACGGCGGGCGAGCCCGAGCGCGGCGGCGGCGGCACCGCGAGCGTGCCGCTCACCTGGGCCTGGGGCATCGATGGGCGCGAGTGGCGCTACGAGCAGACGCTCACCCTCACGCGCGACGACGAGGCGGGCGAGTGGACGCTGCCCTTCGCGCCCTCGCTCGTGGCCGATGGCCTGGAGGAGGGCGAGACGCTCACCGTGACGCGGCAGTTCCCGCCCCGGGCCGCGATCCTCGGGGGCGACGGCCAGCCGATCGTGACCGAGCGGCCGGTCACGCGCTACGGACTCGACAAGAGCTGGATCGATGCGGGCCAGGTGGAGCAGAGCGCGCGGGCGATCGCGGCCGCCGTGCAGGTGGACGCCGACGAGTTCGCCGGCCGCGCCGCGGCCATGGGCGAGCTGGCGTTCGTCGAGGCGATCACGCTGCGGCCGGAGGACGCGGCCACGCGCGTGGCCGCCGACTTCGCGGACATCCCGGGCGCCAGCGCGATCGACACGACCATGCAGCTCGCCCCCACCCGCACCTTTGCGCGCGAGATCCTCGGCACGGTCGGCGAGGCCACGGCCGAGATCATCGAGAACTCCGACGGCGAGATCGGGCCCGGCGAGCAGACCGGACTGTCCGGACTGCAGGCCGCCCACAACGATCGGCTGCGCGGCACGCCCGCGGTCACGATCGCCGCGACCACGGGCGAGGAGGGTGCGGAGCCGCGCGTGCTGGCGGAGTGGCCCGCCGAGGAGGGCGAGCCGCTGCAGGTGAGCCTCGACATCGCGCTGCAGCAGCGCGCGGAGGACGTGCTGGCCGGCACGACCTCGACCAGCGCGCTCGTGGCGATCCGCCCGTCGACGGGCGAGATCCTCGCGGCCGCCAACGGGCCGGCGAACGGCGGCTTCGACGCGGCCACGACCGGCCGCTACGCGCCGGGATCGACGTTCAAGGTCGTCACCGCGCTGGCCCTGCTGCGCAGCGGCATGAGCCCCGACGATGTCGTCTCGTGCGCCGACGAGGTCGCCGTCGACGGATACACGTTCCACAACTACGGCGACTATCCGGACACGGCGATCGGCGACATCCCGCTGCGCGACGCGATCGCGCACTCCTGCAACACGGCGCTCATCGGCCAGCACGAGCGCATCACCGACGCCGACCTGCGCGATGCCGCCGAGGCCCTCGGCGTGGTCGGTCCGGACGACGCCGACTCGCAGACGGCGCACGCCGCCAACCTCATCGGCCAGGGCATCGTCACCGAGACCCCGCTGGGCATGGCGACCGTGGCCGCGTCGGTGGCCGCCGGGCAGACCGTGCGCCCGTTCTTCGTCGCGGACGAGGCCGACCAGACCGCCTCGACGCTCACGGCGGAGGAGGCGGTGACCCTGCGCGAGCTGATGCGCGGCGTCGTCACCGACGGCTCCGCGACGTTCCTCGCGGCGCTGCAGCCGCCCGTGGCCGCCAAGACCGGCACGGCGGAGTTCGGCGAGCCCGACGCGGAGGGGAACCTCGCGACGCACGCGTGGATGATCGCGTTCCAGGAGGATCTCGCGGTCGCCGTGTTCGTGGAGCGCGGCGACGGGGGAGCGGCGACGGCCGGCCCCCTCATGTCGGCCTTCCTGGCCCCCTGA
- a CDS encoding AI-2E family transporter, translating to MSDENRRGGFWDFLRARPVTLPGGETRPAEPGEVPPGLRIATAYAWRFLVIAGAAAVIVWLVITFKLLVIPILVAILITALLYPGFTLMLRLRMPRILAIIVSVVGTLAIVVGLVWLVVWQVSRQAGEVRDRAAQAITDLRTWAIESGLLTEQQISDAFGAVVEFVREQADALLSGALTVGTTVGHLGTGLLLAIFILICLLADGASIWRWTLRLFPRPARAAVDASARNGWQTLINYARTQIIVATIDAVGIGIGALLLGVPLAIPIAVLVFLGAFVPFVGAIVTGAVAVVIALVYNGPWIALAMLAVVLLVQQVESHLLQPLLMGSAVKVHPLAVVLVVAGGSMIGGIAGALFAVPVAAFVNVVAVTLASGSWRTGAPPDADLIWSTVPRTIGRDEPDDDPTEGKRA from the coding sequence ATGAGCGACGAGAATCGGCGCGGGGGGTTCTGGGACTTCCTGCGGGCTCGCCCGGTGACGCTGCCGGGCGGCGAGACGCGCCCCGCGGAGCCGGGTGAGGTGCCGCCGGGACTGCGGATCGCCACGGCCTACGCCTGGCGCTTCCTCGTGATCGCCGGCGCCGCCGCGGTGATCGTGTGGCTCGTGATCACGTTCAAGCTCCTCGTGATCCCGATCCTCGTCGCGATCCTCATCACCGCGCTGCTCTATCCCGGCTTCACCCTGATGCTGCGACTGCGGATGCCGCGGATCCTCGCGATCATCGTGTCGGTGGTCGGGACCCTGGCGATCGTGGTCGGCCTCGTGTGGCTCGTGGTGTGGCAGGTGAGCCGGCAGGCCGGCGAGGTGCGCGATCGCGCGGCCCAGGCGATCACCGATCTGCGGACGTGGGCGATCGAGAGCGGGCTGCTCACCGAGCAGCAGATCAGCGACGCGTTCGGCGCGGTCGTCGAGTTCGTGCGGGAGCAGGCCGATGCCCTCCTCAGCGGCGCGCTCACGGTCGGCACCACGGTCGGCCACCTCGGCACCGGTCTGCTGCTGGCCATCTTCATCCTCATCTGCCTGCTCGCCGACGGGGCGTCGATCTGGCGCTGGACCCTGCGGCTGTTCCCGCGGCCCGCGCGCGCGGCGGTCGACGCGTCGGCCCGCAACGGCTGGCAGACCCTCATCAACTACGCGCGCACGCAGATCATCGTCGCGACGATCGACGCCGTGGGCATCGGGATCGGCGCCCTGCTGCTCGGCGTGCCGCTGGCGATCCCGATCGCCGTGCTCGTCTTCCTCGGCGCCTTCGTGCCCTTCGTAGGCGCGATCGTCACCGGCGCCGTCGCCGTGGTGATCGCGCTCGTCTACAACGGGCCCTGGATCGCGCTGGCCATGCTCGCGGTCGTCCTGCTCGTGCAGCAGGTCGAGAGCCACCTGCTGCAGCCCCTGCTCATGGGATCTGCCGTCAAGGTGCACCCGCTCGCGGTCGTGCTCGTCGTGGCCGGCGGATCGATGATCGGCGGGATCGCCGGCGCCCTGTTCGCCGTGCCCGTGGCCGCCTTCGTCAACGTCGTGGCCGTGACGCTCGCCAGCGGCTCGTGGCGCACCGGGGCGCCGCCGGACGCCGACCTCATCTGGAGCACCGTGCCCCGCACGATCGGCCGCGACGAACCGGACGACGACCCGACCGAAGGGAAGCGCGCATGA
- the ilvA gene encoding threonine ammonia-lyase: MTMTGPLPSTAAIPSLAEIEAAARSLGGVIERTPVQPSLHLTEVLGQPVSLKLENLQRTGSFKIRGATYRLSRLTPEERARGVVAASAGNHAQGVALAARELGIAATIYMPLGVPVPKLLATRGYGAEVVLAGETVAEPLRLAAEHAARTGAVLVHPFDHRDIVTGQATLGLEVMDDVPDVDTIVMGIGGGGLIAGVAAAAKARAAASGRTVRVIGVQAENAAPVPRSLQAGAPVEIETKPTIADGILVSRPGDVPFEVIRELVDEVVTVSDDDIARALLALLERAKVVVEPAGAVGVAAIMAGKFRATGHTVAILSGGNIDPLLMQRIIAHGLAASGRYMTVRIPLPDRPGQLVQVSQVIAEAGGNVIEVMHTRHGQGLQISEVNLQVSVELRGTEHRDLVLQALRDAGFRPELMPD; the protein is encoded by the coding sequence ATGACGATGACCGGACCCCTCCCGAGCACCGCCGCCATTCCGTCGCTGGCCGAGATCGAGGCGGCGGCGCGCAGCCTCGGCGGGGTCATCGAGCGCACGCCCGTGCAGCCGTCGCTCCACCTCACCGAGGTGCTGGGACAGCCCGTGAGCCTCAAGCTCGAGAACCTCCAGCGCACGGGATCGTTCAAGATCCGGGGCGCCACGTACCGCCTCTCGCGGCTCACCCCGGAGGAGCGGGCGCGCGGCGTGGTGGCGGCGTCGGCCGGCAACCACGCGCAGGGCGTGGCGCTGGCGGCGCGCGAGCTGGGCATCGCGGCGACGATCTATATGCCCCTCGGCGTGCCCGTGCCCAAGCTGCTGGCCACCCGCGGCTACGGCGCCGAGGTGGTGCTCGCCGGCGAGACCGTCGCCGAGCCGCTGCGCCTCGCGGCCGAGCACGCGGCCCGCACCGGTGCCGTGCTCGTGCACCCGTTCGACCACCGCGACATCGTCACGGGGCAGGCCACCCTCGGCCTCGAGGTGATGGACGACGTACCCGACGTCGACACGATCGTCATGGGCATCGGCGGCGGCGGGCTCATCGCCGGCGTCGCGGCCGCCGCCAAGGCCCGCGCCGCCGCGTCCGGCCGCACGGTCCGGGTGATCGGCGTGCAGGCCGAGAACGCCGCGCCCGTGCCGCGGTCGCTGCAGGCCGGTGCGCCGGTCGAGATCGAGACGAAGCCCACGATCGCCGACGGCATCCTCGTCTCCCGCCCGGGAGACGTGCCGTTCGAGGTGATCCGCGAGCTCGTCGACGAGGTCGTCACCGTCAGCGACGACGACATCGCGCGGGCGCTGCTGGCGCTGCTCGAGCGGGCGAAGGTGGTGGTCGAACCGGCCGGCGCCGTGGGCGTGGCGGCGATCATGGCGGGCAAGTTCCGAGCGACGGGCCACACCGTCGCGATCCTCTCGGGCGGCAACATCGACCCGCTCCTCATGCAGCGGATCATCGCCCACGGTCTGGCGGCGTCGGGCCGCTACATGACGGTGCGCATCCCGCTGCCCGATCGCCCCGGCCAGCTCGTGCAGGTGTCGCAGGTGATCGCCGAGGCTGGCGGCAACGTCATCGAGGTGATGCACACCCGCCACGGTCAGGGCCTGCAGATCAGCGAGGTCAACCTTCAGGTGTCGGTCGAGCTGCGGGGCACCGAGCACCGCGATCTCGTGCTGCAGGCGCTGCGCGATGCGGGCTTCCGCCCCGAGCTCATGCCCGACTGA
- the greA gene encoding transcription elongation factor GreA, whose translation MSDDTTFLTQEAYDRLAAELEHLSTTGREDIAKRIEAAREEGDLRENGGYHAAKDEQGKMEARIRTLQALLKDAVVGEAPESDGTVQSGTVVTALVLGDEEKFLLGSREIAGGTDLDVYSEKSPLGAAILGLKEGDSTTYEAPNGKQIPVEIVKVETFIP comes from the coding sequence GTGTCGGACGACACCACGTTCCTCACCCAGGAGGCGTACGATCGCCTCGCCGCCGAGCTCGAGCACCTCTCGACCACGGGGCGCGAGGACATCGCCAAGCGCATCGAGGCCGCGCGCGAGGAGGGCGACCTTCGCGAGAACGGCGGCTACCACGCCGCCAAGGACGAGCAGGGCAAGATGGAGGCCCGCATCCGCACGCTCCAGGCGCTGCTCAAGGACGCCGTCGTCGGCGAGGCGCCGGAGTCGGACGGCACCGTCCAGTCGGGTACGGTCGTGACCGCCCTCGTGCTGGGCGACGAGGAGAAGTTCCTGCTCGGCAGCCGCGAGATCGCCGGCGGCACCGACCTCGACGTGTACAGCGAGAAGAGCCCCCTCGGCGCGGCGATCCTCGGTCTCAAGGAGGGCGACAGCACCACCTACGAGGCACCCAACGGCAAGCAGATCCCCGTCGAGATCGTCAAGGTCGAGACCTTCATCCCCTGA
- a CDS encoding DUF4307 domain-containing protein codes for MTTQAQLDERYGRARGGRLRPGWIAVGAVALAAIGWLSWTTISSTIDDVGIDDLGFEVTGEHAVEVSFQFTAPAGRDVACALEALDEDFGVVGFTVFEYPAGQSHAQKHRETIPTVAEATTGLVNSCWVS; via the coding sequence GTGACCACACAGGCCCAGCTCGACGAGCGCTACGGACGCGCGCGCGGCGGACGCCTGCGCCCGGGGTGGATCGCGGTGGGCGCCGTCGCCCTCGCGGCGATCGGCTGGCTGTCGTGGACGACGATCTCGTCGACGATCGACGATGTCGGCATCGACGATCTGGGGTTCGAGGTGACCGGGGAGCACGCGGTCGAGGTGTCGTTCCAGTTCACCGCGCCGGCCGGCCGCGACGTCGCCTGCGCCCTCGAGGCGCTCGACGAGGACTTCGGCGTCGTGGGCTTCACGGTGTTCGAGTACCCGGCGGGACAGTCCCACGCGCAGAAGCACCGCGAGACGATCCCCACCGTCGCGGAGGCCACGACGGGTTTGGTGAACTCCTGCTGGGTGTCGTAG
- the trhA gene encoding PAQR family membrane homeostasis protein TrhA: MSRPSRAPEVPQLPLLDAAAVDAVVDVKPSWRGWIHAGTFPVAIAAGIVLICLAQGSTAKWASAVFMASSLLLFGNSAVYHRFDWGPRVKAVLKRIDHANILILIAGTYTPIALLALPSREGVLLLSLVWAGAVAGILFRVLWIGAPRWLYVALYLALGWAAVMYMPQLFRANLAMVILVIVGGALYTIGAVVYAMKRPNPIPRHFGFHEIFHVCTVLAFLCHWTAALLLAIDPPFNGPA, from the coding sequence ATGAGCCGTCCGTCCCGCGCGCCCGAGGTGCCCCAGCTGCCCCTGCTCGATGCGGCCGCCGTCGACGCGGTCGTCGACGTCAAGCCCAGCTGGCGGGGCTGGATCCACGCCGGCACCTTCCCCGTGGCGATCGCCGCCGGGATCGTCCTCATCTGTCTCGCGCAGGGCTCGACCGCCAAGTGGGCGTCTGCGGTGTTCATGGCCTCGTCGCTGCTGCTGTTCGGCAACTCCGCGGTCTACCACCGCTTCGACTGGGGCCCGCGCGTCAAGGCGGTGCTCAAGCGCATCGACCACGCCAACATCCTGATCCTCATCGCCGGCACCTACACGCCGATCGCCCTGCTCGCCCTGCCCTCGCGCGAGGGCGTGCTGCTGCTGAGCCTCGTGTGGGCGGGAGCCGTGGCCGGCATCCTCTTCCGCGTGCTGTGGATCGGTGCGCCCCGCTGGCTCTACGTGGCCCTGTACCTCGCGCTCGGCTGGGCCGCCGTGATGTACATGCCGCAGCTGTTCCGCGCGAACCTGGCGATGGTGATCCTCGTCATCGTCGGCGGCGCGCTGTACACGATCGGCGCCGTGGTCTACGCGATGAAGCGCCCCAACCCGATCCCGCGGCACTTCGGGTTCCACGAGATCTTCCACGTGTGCACGGTGCTGGCGTTCCTGTGCCACTGGACCGCCGCCCTGCTGCTGGCGATCGACCCGCCGTTCAACGGGCCCGCCTGA
- a CDS encoding isoprenyl transferase has translation MNSGRSGQGLGPLYRLYTARLRREIDSAAVPHHVAMMIDGNRRWARQLGFDTAAHGHRAGAKKMVEFLEWCDELGVGVVTLYLLSNDNVRKRDAAELSDLIEIIEGLAGRLAERGDWRVQHVGRTEALPPSLVSALADAERRTEGNAGLHVNLAVGYGGRAEIVDAVRKIIQKHDERGGSLEELAASLTPEEIGEHLYTGGQPDPDLVIRTSGEQRLSDFLVWQSAHSEFYFVEALGPDLRHIDFLRAIRDYTTRERRFGG, from the coding sequence GTGAACAGTGGACGTTCGGGGCAGGGGCTGGGACCCCTCTACCGGCTCTACACCGCGCGCCTGCGGCGCGAGATCGACTCTGCCGCCGTGCCGCATCACGTCGCGATGATGATCGACGGCAACCGCCGGTGGGCGCGCCAGCTGGGATTCGACACCGCGGCGCACGGCCACCGCGCCGGCGCGAAGAAGATGGTCGAGTTCCTCGAGTGGTGCGACGAGCTCGGCGTCGGCGTCGTCACGCTGTACCTGCTGTCCAACGACAACGTGCGCAAGCGCGACGCCGCCGAGCTGAGCGACCTCATCGAGATCATCGAGGGGCTCGCGGGCCGGCTGGCCGAGCGCGGCGACTGGCGCGTGCAGCACGTGGGCCGGACCGAGGCGCTGCCGCCCTCGCTCGTGTCGGCGCTGGCCGACGCGGAGCGCCGCACGGAGGGCAACGCCGGCCTGCACGTGAACCTCGCGGTGGGCTACGGCGGTCGCGCGGAGATCGTCGATGCCGTGCGCAAGATCATCCAGAAGCACGACGAGCGGGGCGGCTCGCTCGAGGAGCTGGCCGCGAGCCTCACGCCCGAGGAGATCGGCGAGCACCTCTACACGGGAGGGCAGCCCGATCCCGATCTCGTCATCCGTACGAGCGGCGAGCAGCGACTCAGCGACTTCCTCGTGTGGCAGAGCGCGCACAGCGAGTTCTACTTCGTCGAGGCGCTCGGCCCGGACCTGCGCCACATCGACTTCCTGCGCGCCATCCGCGACTACACCACGCGCGAGCGCCGCTTCGGCGGCTGA
- a CDS encoding aminotransferase class V-fold PLP-dependent enzyme translates to MSNISAYRDTFTGEPGYLNFAAFGPLSTTVREEVVADIEMLGTGRATSIDYVAGREQEAREALAGLLGGSPDEVTLQPSTSYGMMHALYGLSGGVLASVAEFPTIPTLLVRAAESFGLVQPQWMEPPSGFVTPEVVADHLDDDTRALAVSLVDSRTGFRADLRGLREAIGEDRLLIVDDTQGFGVIEADYAAADVVCGHGYKWLRAGRGTGFAWFSARARAAIRPVLSGHPATETGITWDEVPAPVGSPQAYRVSQPDWLAAGRLAVAAGEVASVGVAAIEQELAALTDRVIALADEYGVPVLTPREPERRAGFVALAPRPGHVASLGAALANRGVTVTSRSNLVRIAPHVGTDDATFGMLEDALAAFAQKIV, encoded by the coding sequence GTGAGCAACATCTCGGCGTATCGCGACACGTTCACCGGTGAACCCGGCTACCTGAACTTCGCCGCCTTCGGGCCCCTGTCGACCACCGTGCGCGAGGAGGTCGTCGCCGACATCGAGATGCTCGGCACCGGCCGCGCCACGAGCATCGACTACGTCGCCGGCCGCGAGCAGGAGGCCCGCGAGGCGCTGGCCGGGCTGCTCGGCGGATCGCCCGACGAGGTCACGCTGCAGCCCTCGACGAGCTACGGCATGATGCACGCGCTCTACGGACTCAGCGGCGGGGTGCTCGCCTCCGTGGCGGAGTTCCCCACGATCCCCACGCTGCTCGTGCGCGCCGCCGAGTCGTTCGGGCTCGTGCAGCCGCAGTGGATGGAGCCGCCGTCGGGCTTCGTCACGCCCGAGGTCGTCGCCGACCACCTCGACGACGACACGCGCGCGCTCGCGGTGAGCCTCGTGGACTCCCGCACCGGCTTCCGCGCCGACCTGCGCGGCCTGCGCGAGGCGATCGGCGAGGACCGCCTGCTCATCGTCGACGACACGCAGGGCTTCGGCGTGATCGAGGCCGACTACGCCGCCGCCGACGTCGTGTGCGGCCACGGCTACAAGTGGCTGCGCGCGGGTCGCGGCACCGGCTTCGCCTGGTTCAGCGCGCGGGCGCGCGCGGCGATCCGCCCGGTCCTGTCGGGCCACCCGGCGACCGAGACGGGGATCACGTGGGACGAGGTGCCCGCCCCCGTCGGCTCGCCGCAGGCGTACCGCGTGTCGCAGCCCGACTGGCTCGCGGCCGGGCGCCTCGCCGTGGCCGCCGGCGAGGTCGCGTCGGTCGGGGTCGCCGCGATCGAGCAGGAGCTCGCGGCGTTGACCGACCGCGTGATCGCCCTCGCCGACGAGTACGGCGTGCCGGTGCTCACCCCGCGCGAGCCGGAGCGTCGCGCCGGCTTCGTCGCCCTCGCGCCGCGGCCCGGGCACGTCGCGTCACTCGGCGCGGCCCTGGCCAACCGTGGCGTGACGGTGACCTCGCGCAGCAACCTCGTGCGCATCGCCCCGCACGTCGGCACGGACGACGCGACGTTCGGCATGCTCGAGGACGCGCTCGCCGCGTTCGCGCAGAAGATCGTCTGA
- a CDS encoding PhoH family protein: MQRQQRSARTTVQAQDQDLRTYVLDTSVLLSDPRAFFRFAEHSVVIPVVVIGELEAKRHDPELGYFARQALRHLDDLRVEHGRLDFPVPVGEGGTLRVELNNTDQSVLPSGIRLADNDSRILAVAMHLMNDGQAVTVISKDLPMRVKAASLGIQAEEYLAEQAVDSGWTGLATLALSGDEMADLYETEVGVHDDVVGIPVNTGLVIQSERGSALGRVTGEGSYRLVRGDADVFGLHGRSAEQRIAIDLLSDPDVGIVSLGGKAGTGKSALALCAGLEAVLERQQQKKIIVFRPLFAVGGQELGYLPGDQAEKMNPWGQAVFDTLGSVVSQNVLDEVVERGMLEVLPLTHIRGRSLHDAFVIVDEAQSLERNVLLTVLSRIGQNSKVVLTHDVQQRDNLRVGRHDGIASVIETLKGHGLFAHITLTRSERSAIAALVTDLLEVGELA, translated from the coding sequence GTGCAGCGTCAGCAGCGTTCCGCTCGCACGACGGTGCAGGCGCAGGATCAGGATCTGCGGACCTACGTGCTCGACACGTCGGTGCTGCTGAGCGATCCGCGCGCGTTCTTCCGGTTCGCGGAGCATTCCGTCGTGATCCCGGTCGTGGTGATCGGCGAGCTCGAGGCCAAGCGCCACGACCCGGAGCTCGGCTACTTCGCCCGGCAGGCGCTGCGGCACCTCGACGACCTGCGCGTCGAGCACGGGCGGCTCGACTTCCCGGTCCCCGTCGGCGAGGGCGGCACCCTGCGCGTCGAGCTCAACAACACCGACCAGTCCGTGCTGCCCAGCGGCATCCGGCTGGCCGACAACGACTCGCGCATCCTCGCCGTCGCCATGCACCTCATGAACGACGGTCAGGCCGTCACGGTGATCTCGAAGGACCTGCCGATGCGGGTGAAGGCGGCCTCGCTCGGCATCCAGGCCGAGGAGTACCTGGCCGAGCAGGCCGTGGACTCGGGCTGGACGGGGCTGGCCACGCTCGCGCTCTCGGGCGACGAGATGGCCGACCTGTACGAGACCGAGGTCGGCGTGCACGACGACGTCGTCGGCATCCCGGTGAACACGGGCCTCGTGATCCAGTCCGAGCGCGGCTCGGCCCTCGGCCGCGTCACGGGGGAGGGCTCGTACCGCCTCGTCCGCGGCGACGCCGACGTCTTCGGACTGCACGGCCGCTCCGCGGAGCAGCGCATCGCGATCGACCTGCTCAGCGACCCGGACGTCGGGATCGTCTCGCTCGGCGGCAAGGCCGGCACGGGCAAGTCGGCCCTCGCGCTGTGCGCCGGCCTGGAGGCGGTCCTGGAGCGCCAGCAGCAGAAGAAGATCATCGTCTTCCGCCCCCTGTTCGCCGTCGGCGGCCAGGAGCTCGGCTACCTGCCCGGCGACCAGGCCGAGAAGATGAACCCCTGGGGGCAGGCGGTGTTCGACACCCTCGGGTCGGTCGTGTCGCAGAACGTGCTCGACGAGGTGGTGGAGCGCGGCATGCTCGAGGTGCTGCCGCTCACGCACATCCGCGGGCGCTCGCTGCACGACGCGTTCGTGATCGTCGACGAGGCGCAGTCGCTCGAGCGCAACGTCCTCCTGACGGTGCTGAGCCGCATCGGCCAGAACTCCAAGGTGGTGCTGACGCACGACGTCCAGCAGCGCGACAACCTGCGGGTGGGCCGCCACGACGGCATCGCGAGCGTGATCGAGACCCTCAAGGGCCACGGCCTGTTCGCGCACATCACGCTGACCCGCTCGGAGCGCTCGGCGATCGCCGCGCTCGTCACCGACCTGCTGGAGGTCGGGGAGTTGGCCTGA